A genomic window from Lycium barbarum isolate Lr01 chromosome 4, ASM1917538v2, whole genome shotgun sequence includes:
- the LOC132637646 gene encoding uncharacterized protein LOC132637646: MAKSDPDGKDEKVKNETDGGGQKWYMDSVCSKHMIGEKDHFLSLKAFQSGSVSFENSKKVHILGVEKVERTIAHAIENAYFVNGLKYSLVSVSQICDRGNEVKFLSCSCTVTSLKTGEVVLVAKRFKNVYVIDFGSQDESDLTCLSAIEEDPELWHRRLGHASFSLLNKLVVKDLIRGLPKAKFKDHNTCDASIRWKQEALEKFDAKSDEGIFLEYFSHSKAYKVYKKRTQTEEESVHVIFNESSFQRDVRVLYDEEED, translated from the exons ATGGCCAAGTCAGATCCAGATGGTAAAGATGAGAAAGTCAAGAATGAAACAGATGGAGGGGGTCAAAAATGGTACATGGATAGCGTCTGCTCAAAGCACATGATCGGTGAAAAGGATCACTTTCTCTCACTCAAAGCTTTTCAAAGTGGGAGTGTATCCTTTGAAAATAGTAAGAAGGTGCACATTCTTGGAGTAGAAAAAGTTGAAAGGACAATTGCTCATGCCATAGAAAATGCATACTTTGTAAATGGTCTGAAGTATAGCCTGGTAAGCGTGTCTCAAATCTGTGACAGAGGAAATGAAGTCAAGTTCCTGTCTTGCTCTTGCACAGTCACAAGTCTCAAAACTGGTGAAGTGGTTCTGGTTGCCAAGAGATTCAAAAATGTATATGTCATAGACTTTGGCTCCCAAGACGAAAGTGATTTGACCTGTCTGAGTGCAATTGAGGAAGATCCTGAGCTCTGGCATAGACGACTGGGGCATGCAAGCTTTTCGTTATTAAACAAACTTGTTGTGAAAGACTTGATTCGTGGATTACCAAAGGCAAAGTTTAAGGATCACAATACTTGCGATGCTAGCATAAGATGGAAGCAG GAAGCTCTGGAAAAATTTGATGCCAAAAGTGATGAAGGTATCTTCCTTGAGTACTTTTCTCATAGCAAAGCATACAAAGTCTACAAAAAAAGGACACAAACTGAGGAGGAAAGTGTGCATGTAATTTTCAATGAGTCTAGCTTTCAAAGGGATGTTAGGGTTCTATATGATGAAGAGGAAGATTGA